The proteins below are encoded in one region of Alistipes communis:
- a CDS encoding tape measure protein, which yields MANVVEYTLSLNDRITGKLNKINITNNRALEVWAKVEQRVNSASNTMQKCGVTLGSLRERVDALRAEREWIPASNINAIRRTNIEVKALERQIRQLERVNGGKIKTMLSDAFNSIPFANTLTNPIVMAGMAGFKALQTGFEREKVQVAFDVLLRGDTKASEALREEIRQYGMVTPYMTAELQDAAKMMLSFGIAQDRIMPNIKALGDIAMGDRNKLNSLTLAFSQMTASGRLMGQDLLQMINAGFNPLSEISRKTGKSIGVLKEEMEKGKISAEMVTQAFYSATQAGGQFHGMTEKMGQTAAGKWSTLLGLAGDLLFRLYGIIEPLVIPAMTALEWIVGLAGKGIDALGAAIGWVSEFMQRHATVVAVLGTALGILATSMFLVTLQSKAMAAWAGIVTTAKWAWAAAQNGLNLALLACPVTWIIAAVIGLIAVIGYVCYKVQGWGTLWDGTVGFMKHSFLGFVESVKLYFSTMINGLMIGLDKIKLGWYKFKEAVGLGDSAENQAAIARINADIENRQQAIIEGAKRVADHAAKARASLDGIRLRWDSERSLGDVAAKLKTSLGIASPSLPGMGGELAANTPGRGNGTSGSTAGAGAVSAIATGGKRSTTINISLGALVDKLVFEGGYEGSRDDMQRDLENRLIQVLQMAATAQ from the coding sequence ATGGCAAATGTTGTCGAATATACGCTCTCTCTGAACGACCGGATCACGGGGAAGTTGAATAAGATCAACATCACCAACAACCGGGCGTTGGAAGTCTGGGCGAAGGTCGAGCAGCGGGTGAACAGTGCGAGCAACACCATGCAGAAATGCGGTGTCACGCTGGGCAGTCTCCGCGAGCGTGTCGATGCGCTACGTGCCGAGCGCGAGTGGATTCCAGCCAGCAACATCAACGCCATACGTCGTACCAACATCGAGGTCAAGGCCCTCGAACGACAGATCCGCCAGCTCGAACGGGTGAACGGCGGCAAGATCAAGACTATGCTGTCGGATGCCTTCAACAGCATCCCGTTCGCCAATACGCTGACCAATCCAATCGTCATGGCGGGCATGGCGGGATTTAAGGCGCTGCAAACAGGTTTCGAACGGGAAAAGGTGCAGGTCGCCTTCGACGTGCTGCTGCGCGGTGACACGAAAGCATCGGAAGCGCTGCGGGAGGAGATTCGCCAATACGGGATGGTAACACCCTACATGACAGCCGAGTTGCAGGATGCCGCGAAAATGATGCTTTCATTCGGCATTGCACAGGATCGGATCATGCCCAACATCAAGGCGCTGGGTGATATCGCAATGGGTGACCGGAACAAATTGAACTCATTGACGCTGGCCTTCTCGCAGATGACCGCGTCGGGACGGCTGATGGGGCAGGATCTGCTGCAGATGATCAATGCCGGATTCAATCCGCTGTCGGAAATTTCCCGCAAGACGGGAAAATCCATCGGCGTGTTGAAAGAGGAGATGGAGAAAGGCAAGATCTCGGCCGAGATGGTGACACAAGCATTCTATTCGGCGACGCAGGCCGGGGGCCAGTTCCACGGCATGACCGAAAAGATGGGACAGACGGCCGCGGGCAAGTGGTCCACGCTTCTCGGACTGGCGGGCGACCTGCTGTTCCGCCTCTACGGGATCATCGAGCCGTTGGTGATTCCCGCCATGACCGCGCTGGAGTGGATCGTCGGACTTGCTGGAAAAGGCATCGACGCCTTGGGGGCAGCTATCGGATGGGTCTCGGAGTTCATGCAGCGGCACGCGACGGTCGTTGCGGTATTGGGCACAGCGCTCGGCATACTGGCGACGTCCATGTTCCTCGTCACGCTCCAGTCCAAGGCGATGGCCGCCTGGGCGGGGATCGTCACCACGGCGAAATGGGCATGGGCCGCAGCGCAGAACGGGTTGAACCTTGCCCTGCTGGCGTGTCCCGTGACGTGGATCATCGCCGCGGTCATCGGACTGATCGCCGTAATCGGCTATGTCTGCTACAAGGTGCAGGGCTGGGGTACGCTGTGGGACGGCACGGTCGGATTCATGAAACATTCGTTCCTGGGATTCGTGGAGAGCGTGAAGCTCTATTTCAGCACGATGATAAACGGCCTTATGATCGGCCTGGACAAGATCAAACTCGGATGGTACAAGTTCAAGGAGGCCGTGGGGCTGGGCGACAGCGCCGAGAACCAGGCCGCCATCGCCCGGATCAACGCCGATATCGAGAACCGCCAGCAGGCGATCATCGAAGGGGCGAAACGGGTCGCAGACCATGCGGCCAAAGCCAGGGCGTCGCTCGACGGCATCCGCCTTCGGTGGGATTCCGAACGGTCGCTGGGCGACGTCGCCGCGAAATTGAAAACCTCGCTGGGGATCGCGTCGCCCTCCCTGCCTGGCATGGGAGGCGAGCTGGCAGCGAATACCCCGGGCAGAGGCAACGGAACCTCCGGCAGTACGGCCGGGGCGGGAGCCGTTTCGGCCATCGCCACGGGCGGCAAACGATCCACGACGATCAACATTTCACTCGGGGCGCTGGTCGATAAGCTGGTTTTCGAGGGCGGCTACGAGGGTTCGCGCGACGACATGCAGCGCGATCTGGAGAACAGACTGATTCAGGTATTGCAAATGGCCGCAACGGCACAATAG
- a CDS encoding DUF6046 domain-containing protein, producing the protein MGKVFFNIGKATPDVIVSSDGLRDPLRIRTTQALGGFGALPPYFLLRDTDGVRTADADEIRSEMTTVGTIKSVMPLRLKRSTDGILNWFTFPLEPLVSISGKNEIIRRTPAKGKGTGTVKERWSQGDYEISIQGIFIAAENEYPKESVQQLRNLFDTASHLDVEHDILLLFGITRLAIESVSFPHTKGLQNQNYEIKAYSDNPVSLFIPV; encoded by the coding sequence ATGGGCAAGGTATTTTTCAACATTGGGAAAGCGACCCCTGACGTCATCGTTTCATCGGATGGCTTGCGCGATCCGCTCCGCATCCGCACGACGCAGGCCCTCGGCGGCTTCGGAGCTCTGCCTCCGTATTTCCTACTCAGGGACACGGACGGGGTGCGGACGGCCGATGCGGACGAAATCCGATCGGAAATGACAACCGTCGGAACGATAAAATCCGTCATGCCGTTGCGGCTCAAGCGTTCGACTGACGGGATTCTGAACTGGTTCACTTTCCCGCTTGAACCCCTGGTGTCGATCAGCGGCAAGAACGAAATCATCCGACGAACTCCTGCCAAAGGCAAAGGAACGGGAACGGTCAAGGAGCGATGGAGCCAGGGCGACTACGAAATTTCGATCCAAGGCATATTTATCGCCGCGGAAAACGAATATCCGAAAGAGAGCGTCCAGCAGTTGCGTAATCTGTTCGATACTGCCAGTCACCTCGACGTGGAGCATGATATTCTGCTGCTGTTCGGTATTACGCGTCTGGCCATAGAGAGTGTCAGCTTTCCGCACACAAAAGGCCTGCAAAACCAGAACTACGAGATCAAAGCATACAGCGACAATCCGGTTTCGCTTTTTATTCCGGTTTAA